Proteins encoded in a region of the Maniola jurtina chromosome 12, ilManJurt1.1, whole genome shotgun sequence genome:
- the LOC123870139 gene encoding uncharacterized protein LOC123870139, with protein sequence MSTPGRDRANRPLSRRCVNCSLSLAPNLRRRPIEELDEQLLIILRSWITPTIVSSDDILCIECLVLLQERGLTNTTPSQVEVSPALGHLNVCFGCGISIASRRTHQVSQDSPQRTFILRWTPAHHMVINLIF encoded by the exons ATGTCTACACCCGGTCGAGATCGCGCTAACCGTCCACTCTCACGCAGATGTGTCAATTGTTCTCTGAGTTTGGCGCCTAATCTTCGAAGACGACCAATTGAAGAATTAGACGAACAATTGCTAATTATTCTACGATCTTGGATAACGCCTACAATC GTATCCTCTGATGACATTCTATGTATTGAATGTTTAGTGCTATTACAAGAGCGCGGGCTAACAAACACAACTCCATCTCAAGTAGAGGTATCTCCTGCTCTTGGACATCTAAACGTATGTTTTGGATGTGGAATCTCAATTGCAAGTCGAAGAACTCACCAAGTTTCTCAAGACAGTCCTCAAAGGACCTTTATCTTAAGATGGACTCCAGCTCATCAT atgGTAATCAATCTTATTTTTTAG